A window of [Ruminococcus] lactaris ATCC 29176 genomic DNA:
CGGCAGAAGATGTGATCGAGGTGGAAGTCTGTCCGGGAAGATACGGCAGACAGGAGGAAGTAGCCTTGTGTTATGACGGTGCAGTCCGGAGAAAGCTGGTATCGGGAGACCGCGTCTGTATCAGGAGAGCGGAGGAGACGGCAAAGCTTATTAAACTGAGCAAAGAAAGCTTCATGAAGACGATGCGTGAAAAAATGAAAGGAAATTAAGAAATGAAAGTAAGCCGACATGCAAAGATTATTGAACTTATCAGCCAATACGACATTGAGACGCAGGAGGAACTGGCAGAATATCTTAATAATGCCGGCTTCAAGGTGACTCAGGCAACGGTATCGAGAGATATCCGGGATCTGAAGCTGACGAAAGTGTCACTCAACGGAGGAAAGCAGAAATACGTGATCCATCGTCAGGATGAAGATGGAATGAGCGAAAAATATATCCGGGTACTAAGAGACGGATATATGTCAATGGATATGGCACAGAATATTCTTGTCATCAAGACGGTATCAGGAATGGCAATGGCAGTTGCAGTTGCGGTGGATGCAATGAAATGGAATGAAGTGGTGGGCTGCATTGCCGGCGATGATACGATTATGTGTGCAATCCGTACAGTAGAAGATACAGTGACAGTCATGGACAAGATCAGAAAGATTGTGTCCAAGAAGGATTAGGTGTTGAATATGTTACAGAATCTGTATGTAAAAAATCTGGCATTGATCGATGAGACGGAAGTGGAGTTTGGTGAGGGACTGAATATACTGACAGGAGAGACAGGAGCAGGAAAGTCTCTCCTGCTGGGTTCAGTCCATCTTGCTCTTGGCGGAAAGTACAGTCCTGATATGCTCAGAAACGGGACAAAGAGCGGACTTGTGGAACTGACTTTTAAGATCGAAGATGAACAGATCGAAAAGCATCTGGAAGAGATGAACCTGTATCCTGAAGACGGGTTTCTGACTCTGAGCAGGCGGCTGATGGAAGGTCGCAGTATCAGCAAGATCAACGGAGAGACTGTGAATACCGGGATATTGAAAGATGTTGCAAGTATGCTGATTGATATCCATGGACAAAGAGATAATCAGACACTGCTCCACAAAAAAAATCACCTGACGCTTCTGGATCTGTATGGAAAAGAAAAGATCGTTCCTTTAAAGAAAAAGATGGCTGAAATGTACCGCAGATGGAATGAACTGAAAAAGAGGACTGAAAGCTTGACCATGGATGAGGAAACCAGAAGGAGAGAACTCTCCCTTGCTGAATTTGAAGCACAGGAGATTGAAGAAGCCGGACTGGTTGTGGGAGAAGATGAAGAGCTGGAAGAACTTTACCGGAAAATGACAGAGAGCAGGAAAGTGACAGAAGCAGTAGCTGAGACATACCATTATACAGGGGAGGCCGCTTCCGGGAATGCAAGTGATCTCATCA
This region includes:
- a CDS encoding arginine repressor, which translates into the protein MKVSRHAKIIELISQYDIETQEELAEYLNNAGFKVTQATVSRDIRDLKLTKVSLNGGKQKYVIHRQDEDGMSEKYIRVLRDGYMSMDMAQNILVIKTVSGMAMAVAVAVDAMKWNEVVGCIAGDDTIMCAIRTVEDTVTVMDKIRKIVSKKD